DNA from Palaemon carinicauda isolate YSFRI2023 chromosome 23, ASM3689809v2, whole genome shotgun sequence:
aagactgactgactgcaagactgactgactgattgactgactTGACTGACTGCCTGCGtgcaagactgactgactgactgactgactgcctgcctgcaagactgactgactgcctgcaagactgactgactgactgactgactgcctgcctgcctgcctgccttactgactgactgactgcctgcaagactgactgactgcctgcCTGCAAgactgactgattgactgactACCTGCAAGACTGACTGACTACCTGCAAGACTGACTGACTGTTTGCCTGCCTGCAAGACTGACTGACTTGACTGACTTCctgcaagactgactgactgactgcctgcctgcaagactgactgactgattgactgactTGACTGACTGCCTGCGtgcaagactgactgactgactgcctgccagcaagactgactgactgactgcctgcctgcaagactgactgactgattgactgcctgcaagactgactgactgactgactgcctgcaagactgactgactgactgactgactgcctgcgtgcaagactgactgactgactgcctgcAAGACTGGCTGACTTGACTGACTGACTACCTGCAAGACTGACTGACTGTTTGCCTGCCTGCAAGACTGACTGACTACCTGCAAGACTGACTGACTGTTTGCCTGCCTGCAAGACTGACTGACTACctgcaagactgactgactgactgcctgcCTGCAAGACTGGCTGACTACCTGCAAGACTGACTGACTGTTTGCCTGCctgcaagactgactgactgactgactgcctgcctgcctgcctgccttactgactgactgactgcctgcAACCCTGACTGACTGCCTGCctgcaagactgactgactgactgactgactgactgcctgcAAGACTGACTGACTTGACTGACTGACTACCTGCAAGACTGACTGACTGTTTGCCTGCCTGCAAGACTGACTGACTACCTGCAAGACTGACTGACTGTTTGCCTGCCTGCAAGACTGACTGACTACctgcaagactgactgactgactgactgcatgCCTGCCTGCGtgcaagactgactgactgactgactgactgactgcctgcCTGCAAGACTGGCTGACTACCTGCAAGACTGACTGACTGTTTGCCTGCctgcaagactgactgactgactgactgcctgcctgcctgcctctactgactgactgactgcctgcAACCCTGACTGACTGCCTGCctgcaagactgactgactgactgactgactgcctgcAAGACTGACTGACTTGACTGACTGACTACCTGCAAGACTGACTGACTGTTTGCCTGCCTGCAAGACTGACTGACTACCTGCAAGACTGACTGACTGTTTGCCTGCCTGCAAGACTGACTGACTACctgcaagactgactgactgactgactgcatgCCTGCCTGCGtgcaagactgactgactgactgactgactgcctgcCTGCAAGACTGGCTGACTACCTGCAAGACTGACTGACTGTTTGCCTGCctgcaagactgactgactgactgactgcctgcCTGTCTGccttactgactgactgactgactgcctgcAAACCCTGACTGACATGCCTGCctgcaagactgactgactgactgactgactgactgcctgcAAGACTGACTGACTTGACTGACTGACTACCTGCAAGACTGACTGACTACCTGCAAGACTGACTGACTGTTTGCCTGCCTGCAAGACTGACTGACTTGACTGACTTCctgcaagactgactgactgactgcctgcctgcaagactgactgactgattgactgactTGACTGACTGCCTGCGTGCAAGACTGACTTGACTGACTGCCTGCGtgcaagactgactgactgactgcctgcctgcaagactgactgactgattgactgCCTGCAAGACTGAATGACTGACTGCCTGCCTGccttactgactgactgactgcctgcaagactgactgactgactgactgactgcctgcgtgcaagactgactgactgactgcctgcgtgcaagactgactgactgactgcctgcAAGACTGGCTGACTTGACTGACTGACTACCTGCAAGACTGACTGACTGTTTGCCTGCctgcaagactgactgactgactgcctgcCTGCAAGACTGACTGACTTGACTGACTGACTACCTGCAAGACTGGCTGACTACCTGCAAGACTGACTGACTGTTTGCCTGCctgcaagactgactgactgactgacagacatAGAACTACCGACAAAtcggtattaacaataataactttttattaatttgcgataatgatgatgatgacattaataGTTTTGATGGTTCTAGTAATGGTGGTAGTAGTTTTAGtcgtattaggagagagagagagagagagagagagagagagagagagagagagagagaggagaggattaTGCTGATAGTTGTGACTTAAAAGTTGATAAACTTTGTAATATTTTAAATGTAAAagatatgaaagaataaaaggaagacatagcgtatgagagagagagagagagagagagagagagagagagagagagacgagagagagagagagagagagagagagagagagagagagagaaagtgttaaatcAGATCTATATCCTGACAAAAGATTCCTTATTTAATGATCTTAAACTTAGTTTTTACAAAAAACAAAGTTATATATGAACTTTTGTCAATATCAAACtccattttaatttttgtttctaaaaaaaaaatctagttcttGATCACATGTAATATTTGGAATTTTATTTCATTTAGGGCAAATACCCATAAAAGCNNNNNNNNNNNNNNNNNNNNNNNNNNNNNNNNNNNNNNNNNNNNNNNNNNNNNNNNNNNNNNNNNNNNNNNNNNNNNNNNNNNNNNNNNNNNNNNNNNNNNNNNNNNNNNNNNNNNNNNNNNNNNNNNNNNNNNNNNNNNNNNNNNNNNNNNNNNNNNNNNNNNNNNNNNNNNNNNNNNNNNNNNNNNNNNNNNNNNNNNNNNNNNNNNNNNNNNNNNNNNNNNNNNNNNNNNNNNNNNNNNNNNNNNNNNNNNNNNNNNNNNNNNNNNNNNNNNNNNNNNNNNNNNNNNNNNNNNNNNNNNNNNNNNNNNNNNNNNNNNNNNNNNNNNNNNNNNNNNNNNNNNNNNNNNNNNNNNNNNNNNNNNNNNNNNNNNNNNNNNNNNNNNNNNNNNNNNNNNNNNNNNNNNNNNNNNNNNNNNNNNNNNNNNNNNNNNNNNNNNNNNNNNNNNNNNNNNNNNNNNNNNNNNNNNNNNNNNNNNNNNNNNNNNNNNNNNNNNNNNGGTGTTAAAAAGATGGTTAAATTAAAACTGGTTCAGTTGTTCAAGAAGGAAGTGTAAACTATCTAATGCTTTTGTGACGTTTTAAGAATTCGTAAGCAACGATTTAGACATTTAAGTTTATCTGaacttaattttaatcttaaatactCCTATGCGACCCTAAAATTTTTGtctctcttctttctttatttctttcaataTAATCACCCCTCAAACTTTCTTTGAGCTACAGTTCAAAAAAAGCAATTTTCGACCATAGCCTAATCTACTTCAATTTATCCCCattttgaatataataattatCTTTAACACTAAGTATTTGCAAAATATAAACTATTCTTATTTACTAGCACATTTAACGTCAGCTCAGAAAAATACCTAATTCaaaatcataatttattttaagaaaagaaatttcaaaacattTCCAGACAACGGTTATTTTAACCAGATATTACATAAGTTTATCACAAGCCTAAAACAAAATAACATTGCAACCCAAATATCGCATAGCTGGACCCTAGATTAAACACGAAGGGACTTGGCAAGACCCAAAGTCGGCTTCAAAAGACGACAGACCCAAAAATGACCCTAAAACAGGAGAAGAGCAAGATGCGTGTTTTCCAAAAGGTCGATTCATCACAAAACCTTCTAATTTTCCTCTGTTAGAGACGGGCCAGGAgaccggaaggggggggggggtcgtgttTGCAACTCGAACATTGTTCCAtactaattattctctctctctctctctctctctctctctctctctctctctgtatttgtgtCTGGGTGTGCATCAGTCTCGTTCTGTGTCTTTCTATGTCTGTCTATGCCTATGTCAGTGtctatgtctgtatgtctgtctatgtATGTCTGTTTATGGCCGTGTCTGTACTGAATGTGTATCTCTGTGTGTgagtctatgtctgtctgtctctctatgtCTATGTATGTCTGTTTATGGCTGTGTCTGCATTGTATGTGTATCTCTGTATGTGTATCTCTGTGTCTGAGTCTATGTCTCTCTATGTATATGgctgtgtatgtctatgtatgtctGTTTATGGCTGTGTCTGCACTGTATGTGTATCTCTGTCTgagtctatgtctgtctgtctctctatgtctatgtctgtgtaagtctgtttgtgtgtgtttatggctGTGTCTGTACTGAATGTGTATCTCTGTCTGTGTCCCAGTTTGTCTGATTCTATGTATGTCTATctctctatgtctatgtctgtataTTTATGGCTGTGTCTGTACTAAAAGTGTATCTCTGTTTCTGAGTCCttgtctgtctgtgtctctctctatgtctatgtctgtgcaTGTTTGTTAGGTGTATTAGGTGTATGTCTGTTCTTTGCATGTCTGTGCGTCTGTTTATTTATCTGTCTATggctgtgtttatgtatataagccTGTGTCTATTTCTATAAGTGTATGTCTGTCTATGCATGTCTGTGCGTCTGTTTATTTATCTGTCTATggctgtgtttatgtatataagccTGTGTCTATTTCTATAAGTGTATGTCTGTCTATGCCTATGCCTATGCGTGGCTGAAACTGTGTGTGACTGAacggagaaattctctctctctctctctctctctctctctctctctctctctcgtcttaacaTCTTCCCCAATGCCTTCATGCTCCTCAAACATTTTCCTTCCGTAtgcaaaatatgttcatatatatattttccttcggTCACTAATGTCCCCTGATGCAAAAATGTTGTCATAAATAACCCTGTGGCCTGTGATTATGTTGTGTCACGTGACCTCATTGTATGTATGAATGATCCTAGTCACATTTTTATCAGCAAATTACTTGGGTAATCAATCGAGCATTTTCTCGGGTTAAAATGCAAGAATCGAATCTTTGGGGttttcattaacaacaacaacaacaaacaacaacaacaacaacaacagcaacaacgaatACCTACGAAGGGAACTCagcaaagcgcagacctccgccagggcaggtTATTTCTTGACAATTCCGATTGATTTTGGAAGTTTTGCTCGTCTGTgatgttgacctttgaccttccaaaattcaatcatttccagttcTGTATAtttcagtttaaaatccctgcaagtttcaccattttactattaaaattgtggccgtatggttgatgaccggaatttgaccttttgcttgaccttgaccttcgaccataaCATGTaggaattggcgtggattttcatacactcaaatatgaacaaagtttgaagtctgtgacaacgatgttggaacttatggctgattacgtgaatataacattttgcttgaccgtgaccttaacctttgacctagactTTCCATAA
Protein-coding regions in this window:
- the LOC137617616 gene encoding fap1 adhesin-like, which produces MKLYTIEKDMIIQEASDKGSQSVKSVSLAGRQSVSQSCRQANSQSVLQVVSQSSQPVLQAVSQSVLHAGSQSVSLARRQSVSQSVSLAGSQSVSKAGRQSVIQSCRQSISQSVLQAGSQSVSLARRQSVKSVLHAGSQSSQSISQSVLQAGSQSVSLAGSQSSQSVLQAGKQSVSLAGSQSVLQVVSQSSQSVLQAVSQSVSQSVLQAGMSVRVCRQSVSQSVRQTGRQSVSQSVLQAGKQSVSLAGSQPVLQAGSQSVSQSVLHAGRHAVSQSVSLAGSQSVLQAGKQSVSLAGSQSVLQAGKQSVSLAGSQSVKSVSLAGSQSVSQSVLQAGSQSGLQAVSQSVEAGRQAVSQSVSLAGRQTVSQSCR